CGTATGCGCCCATTGAAAGCCTCGGGATTGAAAAAACTCATGAACCATCATAGCTAACTGGTTACGAACCCGATAAACCGCACCAAAGGTGTTCGATCGGCCTCGAATATGAGCGATTTCACGAAGGAATTCCATAGAATGACCCTTCTTTTGAAGCGGGTAGCCATCACCAGACTCACCAACCACTTCAAGCTTATCGACCTGGACTTCCCAAGCCTGTCCCTTGCCTGGCGACTCTTTGAGCACACCATCAATCCGCACTGACGCGCCAGTATTTGCACGACCTAAGTCATCGTAGAAGGGTTTATCGGCATCGATAATGCACTGTATATCAGTTTGACTGGAGCCATCATTAATCACAAGAAAAGCAAAATTCTTTGAAACGCGTTTGGATCGTACCCACCCGCTAATAGTGACCGATTGCCCGTCTTCTCCTTGGGCTAACACCCTACTGATTCTAATTCTAGTCACAATCTACCTCTCTCAACTAATAAAGGGGAGACTAGAGCTGAACTCTAAGCCGATTCAGCCTACTTTGCTCCAGGAACTGCTTTTCTTTGATGACCAAGTCTTTCCATGTATCCAAGGAAAGGTGTGACTCACTATCCTTCCCTGTGAGCCCGCTGTAAACCTCGTAATATACCCCGAGGATATTTCTTGCAACCCTATACCAATTGAACTTACGTACTTGCTCTTGGCCCAGCTGCCTAAGGTTCTCTTGGAGCTGCGGCGAACGGATCACACGAGCCAACGTTGCTGCTATCTGATCAATGTCATATGGACTCACCAATAAAGCTGCATCACCCACCACTTCAGGTAAAGAACTGGTGTTCGACGTCACCACTGGCGAACCGCTCGCCATGGCTTCCAACGGGGGTAAACCAAAACCCTCGTAAAGGCTCGGATACGCCACAACCTTGGCCTTGCGGTAGTACGCTCGTAGCATGTCGTCAGGAACGAAGCCCTTAAATATAATGTCGTTTTTGTAGGACTTTATTTTAAGCTGGGCATCAGCAAATAACGGACTTTCTCCCCCAATCAGCACCAATTTTGTCTTTATATCGGGATTGCGTAAGCGCAGCGTTTCGTAGGCTTTGATCAAACTAGAGATATTCTTGCGCGGCTCCAAGGATCCTACATACAGAATATAATCCCCTTCCTTGATCTTATCCAAGCTAGAGCTTTTTGGCACAATATGAAAGGTGTCATCTACAGCCCAGTAGATCAGCCTGACCTTTTCGGAATCAACATCGCAGAATTGGAGCAGGTCATTGCGGGAGTTATTGCTATTTGTAACCACCACTGTCGACTTCCGCGCCAAGCGAGGGATAATGAAGTTATAGACCCGATGAAATAGATAGCTATACCACTGTGGATTGACCACGAAGCAAAGATCGTGAATATGAACAATCGATGCCCTCTTATAAATCAAAGGCGCCATATTGGCTGGAGAATGAAGAATGTCCACCTTATACTTTTTGGCAAGACGCGGCAGCTCGAACTGCTCCCAAAGATGATTACGAAAGTTTTCACCTTCTTTGATAAATGACGGCACAATTGTCACATTAGGATAGTCCCACTCAGGGTTCTCCAATTGGCTTCTTCCGGTGAAGAGGATGTACTCGTTGCTGCGATCCACTTCAAATAGTGTGCGCACCAAGTTATAAGCGGCTCGCTGAACTCCCGTTCGTTTGGCCACTAGAAACCGCCCGTTGATTCCGATTCTCATACTGTGCTTACCCCTAACCGACTACAAAGCCGCTGTTCCTGGCACTGCTCGTAAACACTCAACGTTTGCTCAGTCATTTTTTCCCAGGAAAAGTTTCTTGCGTGAAGCAAACCTTCGGATCTCAGACGACACCGTAGGTCCTGATCTTTTATACCTAGCTCTAGTGCTTCAGCAATAGCTTTAAAGTCATACGGGTTTGCAAATATGGCGTGCTGACCGACAACTTCGGGAAGGCTGGAGGACCGCGCGACGACAACCGGCGTTCCACAAGATAGCGCTTCGAGGGGAGGCAAGCCGAATCCTTCGTAGGTGGATGGGTAAACAAATAGCTCCGTCATGGAGTAAAAGGCAGGAAGGTGTTGCTCTTCGATAAACTTTGAAAAATAGATAAGATGCTTTTTACCGTAGTTTTCAGCGATGCTGATAAGGCTGCGATCAACAGGACACGCTAAAACCAGAGGCACATCGACATCTGAGTAACAGTACGCCCTAACAAGCTGATGAACATTTTTATGGGGCTTATTGTTGGACACACAGAGGATGAATCGCTCAGGAAGGCCATAAATATCTCGCACATATTGGATATACTGATGATCCTTGATAGGGTGATAGCGTGGTGACACACCATTATAGGTGACAAAAATTTTCTCTGCCGATAGCCCCAAAGTTCTGACGATTTCTTTCTTGCTAAAATTACTGACGGTCAGAATATATTCCGACTTCTGGATACTATTTCGAACAATCACCTGATAATAAAACTGATGAAACAAAGTATAGAATTGCGGCAATACCATATGATTTAGGTCATGTATGGTCATGATCATCTTGCATGGCACAAACATAGGCGCAACAAATGAAGGTGCGTGAAATAGCTCCGCCCGCACGCGGTTCAAAGCAAGAGGGATCTCTTTTTGCTCGCGAAGGCTTATCCACTGAGACTTTAGAGTCAGCAGCCTGATATGTTCCGGCCAAGTCACCTGCTCAAGAGGCGAACCACGGTTGACCAAAACGAAGAAGCGATGGTCGCGACCGATAGTGACAAGCCCCTTGAGTAGCTGATAAACATAGCGTGCAATCCCATGCATGCTACCCGGGCGAATCATTCGCGCATCAATCGCGATTCTCATCCGGAGCTCCCTACTGTTTTAAATTGATAGGCTTTTACAGGCTAGACGAATCCCGATCTTTGTCAACTTGGTTTTGGAGAAACCCTACATAATATCCATAGGGTAGAGAAGCATAAGGGTAAGGATAGTAGTGTTAAAAAGCCATCCCGATCTCGATACCGGGTTCTAAGCTGCTCATCAATCGCCGTTCTAAAGACTCACGATCAGCATCAGGTGTTTCTACAGCGTCATCCACAGGACGATCCGTGAAGGTATTTTCATAGTGCCGAACGCCGATGAAGGCCCCAATAGAAAAAGGAAAGGCACTCGCAACATAGCGGTAGCCAAGCCGAGTATGGGCGGTAGCTCCACCCGCTAGCAAGGAGTGCTTAAACTTGCCGTTTCGGTCAAGAGACACCCCAGTAGGAGAGTACTCATCGGACGGACTGCGCAGCCAATCCGCTTGAACTTGCCGGTAGCCAAGGCCTAGAGTCCAATAACCACCCGACATTTTGGATGCATTCATGTAGGATGCATAGGTCAATGCCAGTTCCTGACCTTCTGTCATAATGCTATCACCATTATACTTCGCTGCTTCTTCCGTAGTATAAAGATCTCCCTCTTGAATCACTGTCAGCTCTAAGCCTAGCGCTCCGCTACCGCTCAGATTGTACTCAATTTTTGCAACGGCTTCGTTGGCAACAGAAACCAGCGGAAGGTGAATGACGAAGTCTTTGTACTCAGCAAAAGCTAGACTTGACCAAAGACCTAGACCCAGTATAAACCACCGCATTGTCATGACAGACCCCTTTTCTAAAAGTCCAATTAGTGATCATTGTACAACTTAGCCATCATGACACCAATCCCTGAACTGTGAATAATATGCAGCGTATTTAGGGTCGTTTTTCCTGGTGAAGCCCTGGTATCGGAACGTATGATGAAGGACGACGTGATCAACACGACCTTGGGAGGATGCGGGATGATTGTGATTGGCCATCGAGGCGCTCCCGATGAAGCCCTAGAGAATTCATGGGACAGCTTTAGAAAAGCAATCGCCGGTGGAGCAGCTCGAATAGAGCTCGATGTTCACTTGGGAAAAGAAGGGCTTTTGCCCATTATCCACGATGAAAACTTGAAGCGGACGACAGGTCACGATATTGAAGTGTCTGTGCTTTCGCCGAAGGATCTCGCTAGAATTAAACTCAGCAATCAGGAAGCACTTCCTCTATTGGAAGACGTTTTGAATCAACTTCTTCCTCAGATTGAGCTCAACATCGAACTCAAGAGCGGCGGCAAAGAGCTAGCTGATGCGGTGGTCACCATCCTTCCACCCCTTGAAGCACGCCCCCGTAAGATTATCATTTCAAGTTTCGACCGAGACTTAATTTATTATCTCAGTCAGCAGCACCCCCAGGAAACCCTTGCCCTACTTTGGGATGAAAGTGACTTATCCTCTGTGGAAGCGGAAATGAAACGCAGCCAATGTAGGATTTTTCACCCCGAAGTTCGGTATGTGAATCAGGAGTTGATGAGTATTTGCCAAGCCAATGAGTGGCTTGTTTTTCCTTATATTTCGATGAAAGACGAAACCGACCCTGAGACTATCTGGACTCAACTTGAAGACTTAGGAGTTGATGGTCTCTGTACCAACTTTCCAAGGGAGATGACGCAATGGTTGCAAGGGAGATCATAATGGGAAGGGAGAAACAGTGGACGTATTCTCAAGTAAAAAGCAAGGATGGAACTGCAATCAGATATGGCCACTGGCGCGGTAAAACCTCAAGCAATCACACACTGGTGTTCTTGAACGGCCGCTCGGAGTGGCTTGAAAAGTACGAGGACATTGCCAAGCTTATTCAAGTGAAACCTGATTGCGATATTCTTTCCTGGGATCATCGTGGCCAAGGAGGCTCTGGGGGACTTAGGTCTCATGTGGATTCTTATGATGAGTTCCTAAGCGACGGACGCACGGTGCTAGAGCACGCACTCGGATCGGACACGACGTATACTATCATGGCTCACTCAATGGGAGGCCTCATCGCTCTATATGGCACCCTCAAAAAGGTATTCCGTCCCCAGCAGTTGATTCTTAGCTCTCCCCTATTGATGCTACCCGATCAACCGATTAAACGATCGATTTATATTCCGGCCTCTAAGGTGGCCTGTAGGTTGACAATGGCCCGTAAATCTCCTGGTGTCGGAGGCCAACACGACATTTATCCCGGCAACTCTCTGACCCGATCCTTTTCAGGATTCCAGAGAGTGCAGGAATCTCCATACCCGATACCTAGCCCTACGTTCGGCTGGGTGAATGCCACAGACGAAGCCATTCGCTTTGTCCATGACCCTAAAAACTTACAAGGCCTGTTATGCCCTGTGTTGATCTTGGGAGGCAGCGCAGAGGCTGTCGTAGATCATCGGGGTTTCAGTCATTGGGTCCACGAGGCATCGAAAGCCAGCGACGAACCAATAAGCTTTTTCAATATTCCAGGTGCTCGGCACGAACTACTCAACGAGATCGGTAGGACCATCACAACCGCTAGGCGCAACATCTTGTATTGGATGAAGCAAGAGGGCTTTAAGAACGAGGTTTTTCAAGATTGAGCGTATAGCTCACAAGGTTATGGATGGTCTCCAAATGCTGAAAACCTAGCGACTCACACTCATGTCGAAGCCGCTTTGATGGAATATAGCAAGGGTCAGGAAGCACTTCTGTGATCGATACCATTCCCCCAGGCCTAAGCTGATCAAAAGCGTCTTGCAAAACCTTCGTATAGGCTGGGATTTCACCGAGCACCGTGACGACCACAATCCGGTCGAATGGTCCCGACGGGAGCCCATCTCTAATCACATCGCGCTGGTGCCAGCTAAGGTTTGGCAGGCTCATTCGTTTGGTTCGACGTTCCAGCTGTCGAATCATTCCGGCCTGAAGATCCACGCCGAGTACCGAGCCTTGCGGTACCGCTTGCGCTACAGGTATTGTTACCCGCCCGGCACCACACCCTACTTCTAGGACTTTCATGTTCGGTTCAAGCCTCAGTCGAGCTAGCAAATCTTTCGGGTGGCAAAAGATAAGCATGTACGGGTTTTCAAGCCACCAGGCCATCCAAGAGGGCCATGGAATATTAAACCAATGGCAAGCCCATCGCCAGATGAAG
This region of Pseudobacteriovorax antillogorgiicola genomic DNA includes:
- a CDS encoding glycerophosphodiester phosphodiesterase; translated protein: MMKDDVINTTLGGCGMIVIGHRGAPDEALENSWDSFRKAIAGGAARIELDVHLGKEGLLPIIHDENLKRTTGHDIEVSVLSPKDLARIKLSNQEALPLLEDVLNQLLPQIELNIELKSGGKELADAVVTILPPLEARPRKIIISSFDRDLIYYLSQQHPQETLALLWDESDLSSVEAEMKRSQCRIFHPEVRYVNQELMSICQANEWLVFPYISMKDETDPETIWTQLEDLGVDGLCTNFPREMTQWLQGRS
- a CDS encoding alpha/beta fold hydrolase — protein: MGREKQWTYSQVKSKDGTAIRYGHWRGKTSSNHTLVFLNGRSEWLEKYEDIAKLIQVKPDCDILSWDHRGQGGSGGLRSHVDSYDEFLSDGRTVLEHALGSDTTYTIMAHSMGGLIALYGTLKKVFRPQQLILSSPLLMLPDQPIKRSIYIPASKVACRLTMARKSPGVGGQHDIYPGNSLTRSFSGFQRVQESPYPIPSPTFGWVNATDEAIRFVHDPKNLQGLLCPVLILGGSAEAVVDHRGFSHWVHEASKASDEPISFFNIPGARHELLNEIGRTITTARRNILYWMKQEGFKNEVFQD
- a CDS encoding class I SAM-dependent methyltransferase: MEIATLLSLIVLGCFIWRWACHWFNIPWPSWMAWWLENPYMLIFCHPKDLLARLRLEPNMKVLEVGCGAGRVTIPVAQAVPQGSVLGVDLQAGMIRQLERRTKRMSLPNLSWHQRDVIRDGLPSGPFDRIVVVTVLGEIPAYTKVLQDAFDQLRPGGMVSITEVLPDPCYIPSKRLRHECESLGFQHLETIHNLVSYTLNLEKPRS
- a CDS encoding glycosyltransferase family 4 protein, which encodes MRIAIDARMIRPGSMHGIARYVYQLLKGLVTIGRDHRFFVLVNRGSPLEQVTWPEHIRLLTLKSQWISLREQKEIPLALNRVRAELFHAPSFVAPMFVPCKMIMTIHDLNHMVLPQFYTLFHQFYYQVIVRNSIQKSEYILTVSNFSKKEIVRTLGLSAEKIFVTYNGVSPRYHPIKDHQYIQYVRDIYGLPERFILCVSNNKPHKNVHQLVRAYCYSDVDVPLVLACPVDRSLISIAENYGKKHLIYFSKFIEEQHLPAFYSMTELFVYPSTYEGFGLPPLEALSCGTPVVVARSSSLPEVVGQHAIFANPYDFKAIAEALELGIKDQDLRCRLRSEGLLHARNFSWEKMTEQTLSVYEQCQEQRLCSRLGVSTV
- a CDS encoding glycosyltransferase family 4 protein, with the translated sequence MRIGINGRFLVAKRTGVQRAAYNLVRTLFEVDRSNEYILFTGRSQLENPEWDYPNVTIVPSFIKEGENFRNHLWEQFELPRLAKKYKVDILHSPANMAPLIYKRASIVHIHDLCFVVNPQWYSYLFHRVYNFIIPRLARKSTVVVTNSNNSRNDLLQFCDVDSEKVRLIYWAVDDTFHIVPKSSSLDKIKEGDYILYVGSLEPRKNISSLIKAYETLRLRNPDIKTKLVLIGGESPLFADAQLKIKSYKNDIIFKGFVPDDMLRAYYRKAKVVAYPSLYEGFGLPPLEAMASGSPVVTSNTSSLPEVVGDAALLVSPYDIDQIAATLARVIRSPQLQENLRQLGQEQVRKFNWYRVARNILGVYYEVYSGLTGKDSESHLSLDTWKDLVIKEKQFLEQSRLNRLRVQL